The Schistocerca americana isolate TAMUIC-IGC-003095 chromosome 5, iqSchAmer2.1, whole genome shotgun sequence genome includes a window with the following:
- the LOC124616780 gene encoding chondroitin proteoglycan-2-like, translating into MRGVFLIASCLLASLVVVSHAATLRQRHMLLVANAGCSGAGEPFPNPDDCGSFLQCEASGVAAVKQCPADLHFNAKLKVCDYPWSANCKEADSSSSDSSSQEDDDSSSEEADKAVAKVSKKLESGAPAKKPKAISLHA; encoded by the exons ATGAGGG GTGTTTTCCTGATTGCAAGCTGTCTGCTGGCTTCGCTGGTGGTTGTCAGCCATGCAGCGACTCTCAGACAGCGCCATATG TTGCTGGTAGCAAACGCGGGCTGCAGCGGTGCGGGAGAGCCGTTCCCCAACCCTGATGACTGCGGCAGCTTCCTGCAGTGCGAGGCGTCGGGCGTCGCAGCGGTCAAGCAGTGCCCCGCCGACCTGCACTTCAACGCGAAGCTCAAAGTGTGCGACTACCCGTGGTCCGCCAACTGCAAGGAGGCGGACAGCTCGTCTTCGGACAGTTCTTCTCAAGAAGACGACGATTCCTCATCTGAAGAGGCAGACAAGGCCGTTGCTAAAGTCAGTAAGAAACTAGAGTCAGGTGCACCAGCAAAGAAACCAAAGGCCATTTCTCTTCATGCCTAA